In one Neobacillus sp. CF12 genomic region, the following are encoded:
- a CDS encoding tetraprenyl-beta-curcumene synthase family protein — protein sequence MMPIRLMSKVYRRIIPAVHQELGFWRARAESIPNQELRTQALASIEHKTFHCEGGGILAISANEEYKQAVKFIVAYQTISDYLDNLCDRSTSLDPIDFAALHESMHDALTLEREPENYYRFREDQNDGGYLHDLVQTCRSVLKEVEHYPLIKDYLVELCNYYCDLQIHKHVIHEERVPRLEKWFEVHQNKLPEMEWYEFSACSGSTLGIFCLISYAMREDFKAEDAESIRKGYFPYIQGLHILLDYFIDQEEDREGGDLNFCFYYENQETLFNRLKHFVTEADRHTEFLPHKKFHQLINRGLLGIYLSDGKVRKQKNIRKLAKGIIKTGGIISYFFYINGVAYRSVQKWIPSLFTRLS from the coding sequence ATGATGCCAATCAGACTCATGTCGAAAGTATACCGACGAATTATTCCAGCTGTTCATCAAGAACTAGGGTTTTGGAGGGCACGTGCAGAAAGTATCCCTAATCAGGAACTTAGAACACAAGCGTTAGCAAGTATTGAGCATAAAACCTTCCATTGTGAGGGTGGAGGTATTCTTGCTATTTCTGCGAATGAAGAGTATAAACAGGCAGTAAAATTTATCGTAGCTTATCAAACCATAAGCGATTATCTAGATAATCTATGCGACAGGAGCACTTCCCTTGATCCAATAGATTTTGCAGCTCTCCATGAATCGATGCATGATGCCCTTACATTAGAAAGAGAGCCTGAAAACTATTACAGGTTCCGTGAGGATCAAAATGATGGCGGTTATTTACATGATTTAGTCCAAACGTGCAGATCTGTTTTAAAAGAAGTGGAGCATTATCCATTAATAAAAGACTACCTGGTTGAGCTTTGCAATTACTACTGTGACTTGCAAATACACAAGCATGTAATTCATGAAGAACGTGTGCCTAGATTGGAAAAATGGTTTGAAGTTCATCAAAACAAGCTCCCAGAGATGGAATGGTATGAGTTTTCTGCATGCTCTGGCTCCACATTGGGGATCTTTTGTCTGATTTCTTACGCAATGAGAGAGGACTTTAAGGCGGAAGATGCAGAAAGTATTCGGAAAGGATACTTTCCATACATACAAGGTCTTCATATCTTGTTAGATTATTTTATTGACCAAGAAGAAGATCGAGAAGGCGGCGACTTGAATTTTTGTTTTTATTATGAAAATCAAGAGACCCTTTTTAATCGTTTAAAGCATTTTGTCACGGAGGCAGACAGGCATACAGAATTTCTACCGCATAAAAAATTTCACCAACTCATTAATCGGGGGTTGTTAGGAATTTATTTATCTGATGGAAAGGTTCGCAAACAGAAAAATATCCGAAAATTAGCAAAGGGTATCATTAAAACTGGCGGGATTATTAGCTATTTCTTTTATATCAATGGAGTAGCCTATCGTTCCGTTCAGAAATGGATTCCCTCATTATTTACAAGACTTTCGTAA
- a CDS encoding class I SAM-dependent methyltransferase translates to MKLERILPFAKNLLEKAVTSGTVVVDATLGNGHDTLFLANIVGESGRVYGFDVQEDAIQTSIERLKQHGLEDRVTIFHAGHEQLYKLIPVCHHGKVTAAIFNLGYLPGSDKTIVTKPVTTIAAIEQLLEIMVPEGIIILVIYHGHAEGAVERDALLTYCQEIDQKKAHVLQYRYINQQNNPPFIIAIEKR, encoded by the coding sequence ATGAAGCTGGAGCGAATACTTCCCTTTGCGAAGAATTTACTTGAAAAGGCTGTTACTAGCGGCACTGTGGTGGTTGACGCTACCTTGGGTAATGGTCATGATACACTTTTTCTAGCAAACATCGTTGGTGAAAGCGGAAGAGTGTATGGATTTGACGTACAAGAGGATGCCATTCAAACGAGTATAGAACGACTGAAGCAGCATGGGCTAGAGGATCGAGTCACCATCTTTCACGCAGGTCATGAACAGCTTTATAAGTTAATCCCTGTTTGCCATCACGGTAAAGTAACAGCAGCAATCTTTAACTTAGGTTATTTACCTGGCAGTGATAAAACAATTGTGACTAAACCAGTAACCACCATTGCAGCGATTGAACAATTACTAGAGATCATGGTTCCAGAAGGAATTATCATCCTTGTGATTTACCATGGCCACGCTGAAGGCGCAGTTGAGCGGGATGCTTTATTGACCTACTGTCAGGAAATCGACCAGAAGAAGGCTCATGTCCTTCAGTATCGATATATCAACCAACAAAATAATCCCCCTTTTATCATTGCAATTGAAAAAAGGTAA
- a CDS encoding TIGR01212 family radical SAM protein (This family includes YhcC from E. coli K-12, an uncharacterized radical SAM protein.) — MTQTNPFPYATDDKRYHTWNYHLRQQFGHKVFKVALDGGFDCPNRDGTVAHGGCTFCSAAGSGDFAGDRTDDLETQFLEIKEKMHTKWKDGKYMAYFQAYTNTHAPVEVLREKFEKVLKQEGVVGLSIATRPDCLPDDVVEYLAELNKRTYLWVELGLQTVHERTALLINRAHDFQCYVEGVNKLRKHGIRICSHIINGLPLESNEMMMETAREVAKLDVQGIKIHLLHLLKGTPMVKQYEKGMLDFLSQEDYVNLVCDQLEILPPEMVVHRITGDGPIDLMVGPMWSVNKWEVLNAIDAELKRRDSYQGKFYQKSTVRN, encoded by the coding sequence TTGACTCAGACCAACCCTTTTCCATATGCTACTGACGATAAACGTTATCATACTTGGAACTATCATTTACGCCAGCAATTTGGCCATAAAGTTTTTAAAGTTGCTTTAGATGGCGGTTTTGATTGTCCAAACCGTGATGGTACGGTTGCACACGGCGGATGTACTTTTTGCAGTGCTGCAGGTTCTGGTGATTTTGCCGGTGACCGAACAGATGATTTGGAAACACAGTTTCTTGAAATTAAAGAAAAAATGCATACAAAATGGAAAGATGGCAAGTACATGGCCTACTTCCAAGCTTATACAAATACCCATGCACCTGTTGAGGTTCTTCGTGAAAAATTCGAGAAGGTTCTCAAGCAGGAGGGAGTAGTAGGATTATCGATTGCGACTCGTCCTGACTGCCTTCCTGATGATGTGGTTGAATACCTGGCAGAGTTAAACAAAAGGACGTATCTATGGGTTGAACTCGGTTTACAAACTGTACATGAACGTACCGCATTATTAATCAACCGTGCTCATGATTTTCAATGTTATGTTGAAGGCGTTAATAAGCTTAGAAAACACGGCATCCGTATCTGCTCACATATAATCAATGGATTACCGCTTGAGTCGAATGAAATGATGATGGAAACGGCTCGAGAGGTCGCGAAGCTAGATGTCCAAGGGATAAAAATTCATTTGCTTCACTTACTAAAAGGAACTCCTATGGTTAAACAATATGAGAAGGGAATGCTCGATTTCCTATCTCAAGAAGACTATGTAAATTTAGTATGTGACCAATTAGAAATTTTACCACCTGAAATGGTCGTTCATCGAATTACTGGTGACGGACCGATTGACTTAATGGTTGGACCAATGTGGAGTGTCAATAAGTGGGAAGTACTGAACGCAATTGATGCTGAGCTTAAAAGAAGAGACAGCTATCAAGGAAAGTTTTATCAAAAGAGCACGGTGAGGAATTAA
- a CDS encoding YtzC family protein — translation MATRASMDALIQQCEDTIRYAKEQFETSSLQEHYNNDDYTKALQDLEQTYQDIAKMAHSANSQQRDQLHRMRLQIQQLQNTMILEGQTYTGGNLT, via the coding sequence ATGGCTACACGTGCTTCAATGGACGCATTAATACAGCAGTGTGAAGATACAATTCGCTATGCGAAAGAACAATTTGAAACGAGCAGCCTTCAAGAGCATTACAATAATGATGACTATACGAAGGCCTTACAAGATCTTGAACAAACTTATCAGGATATTGCAAAAATGGCCCATAGTGCAAATTCGCAGCAGCGGGATCAACTCCATCGTATGAGATTACAAATACAGCAACTTCAAAATACCATGATATTAGAAGGGCAGACTTATACAGGAGGAAACCTAACTTGA
- a CDS encoding glycogen biosynthesis protein GlgD: MKKRSKKNNPEQKTRNGSNNQDLELGQDVDLVKQAKKVYEKSGGQPVKSKFHQEKNQSS, encoded by the coding sequence TTGAAAAAGCGCTCGAAAAAAAATAATCCAGAACAAAAAACTCGAAATGGCAGTAACAATCAAGATCTTGAACTTGGTCAAGATGTTGATCTTGTAAAACAAGCAAAAAAGGTATACGAAAAATCTGGTGGACAGCCAGTGAAATCTAAATTCCATCAAGAAAAAAATCAATCATCTTAA
- a CDS encoding NapC/NirT family cytochrome c produces the protein MLKRWFKKLLAIDKRVLILGALIAGVLFSFGTVKTMAYLDSPGFCQNCHTMKSVYTSFVDSTHAELQCNDCHLPHESEVGKLFFKGRAGMTHIFYNTLGTEDIPDRIYATTRTIRVINQNCAECHKSTIDNVSHDAKENCMSCHQTVPHGSDFKDDSYHQPPKSGELLKNKGGF, from the coding sequence ATGTTAAAAAGATGGTTTAAAAAATTGCTGGCTATTGATAAAAGGGTATTGATTTTAGGTGCTCTTATTGCTGGTGTACTCTTTTCATTCGGGACAGTTAAAACAATGGCTTATTTAGATTCACCAGGATTTTGTCAAAATTGTCATACAATGAAGTCTGTTTATACGTCATTCGTGGATTCGACTCATGCAGAATTGCAGTGTAATGACTGCCATTTACCACATGAGAGTGAGGTTGGAAAATTATTTTTCAAAGGCCGCGCAGGGATGACACATATTTTCTACAATACATTAGGTACTGAGGATATACCTGATCGAATTTATGCAACCACACGTACGATAAGAGTTATCAATCAAAACTGTGCAGAGTGTCATAAGAGCACAATTGATAATGTCTCACATGATGCAAAAGAAAACTGCATGTCGTGTCATCAAACCGTACCACATGGAAGCGATTTTAAAGATGATAGTTACCATCAGCCGCCTAAGTCAGGTGAGTTATTAAAAAATAAGGGAGGATTTTAA
- a CDS encoding ammonia-forming cytochrome c nitrite reductase subunit c552: MNRFRYGAYLLLLVFVLIITGCSNSSDGASEKTASAKEVKGTTGLSKDEISNEAFKELFPLQYNSYQKNEKMEDTKYNGSVKRSKYDPDKEPLLPVLFNGYGFATEYNEDRGHVYALEDIRDVKRITDKSVGSCYTCKSTAVPQMIEEMGDEYWGANFNQAIWPKGEAMGHSPIGCSDCHDPETMDLRVTRPSFYKALEAQGVDTSNPTKNDMRSYVCGQCHVEYHFAAENSEVTFPWDNGFKPEEMYEYYSTIAKENGFEKDWVHNISGAPMLKAQHPEFETHAGGTHGKANVSCADCHMPYERVDGKRKITSHYWTSPLKTMDTSCGQCHGDRDLDKLKDRVIEIQDANVSALHEAQDISTTAHYYINKMITSGVSQDKIKQAQEFVRKGQWFWDIIAAENSSGFHNPQGSMDSLRESVVQSNNAIRLATEELVKKGVSIEELNFEIEKVKSAVQAETVNDKKKDHAVNSYFPAQQPVVPVVKK; the protein is encoded by the coding sequence ATGAATAGGTTCCGTTATGGGGCATACCTCCTTCTACTAGTATTTGTTCTCATCATTACTGGCTGCAGCAATTCCAGTGATGGTGCAAGTGAAAAAACGGCAAGTGCTAAGGAAGTGAAGGGTACTACAGGCCTTTCTAAAGACGAAATAAGCAATGAGGCCTTTAAAGAATTATTTCCACTTCAATATAATAGCTATCAAAAAAATGAAAAAATGGAAGATACAAAATACAATGGTTCCGTAAAGCGCAGTAAGTACGATCCTGATAAGGAACCTTTACTTCCTGTACTTTTTAACGGTTATGGCTTTGCTACGGAGTACAATGAAGACCGAGGACACGTTTATGCTCTTGAAGATATTCGTGATGTAAAGCGAATTACTGATAAATCAGTAGGTTCTTGTTATACGTGTAAATCAACTGCAGTCCCTCAGATGATTGAAGAAATGGGCGATGAGTATTGGGGAGCCAATTTTAATCAAGCAATTTGGCCTAAAGGGGAAGCAATGGGACACTCACCAATTGGATGTTCTGATTGCCACGACCCGGAAACAATGGACTTACGTGTAACACGCCCAAGCTTCTATAAGGCTTTAGAAGCTCAAGGAGTAGATACTTCTAATCCAACCAAAAACGATATGCGCAGCTATGTTTGTGGTCAGTGCCATGTGGAATACCATTTTGCGGCTGAAAACAGTGAAGTAACCTTCCCTTGGGACAATGGTTTTAAGCCTGAAGAAATGTATGAATACTATAGTACGATTGCAAAAGAAAATGGCTTTGAAAAAGACTGGGTTCACAATATTTCTGGTGCACCGATGTTAAAAGCGCAGCACCCAGAATTTGAAACGCATGCAGGCGGTACACATGGTAAGGCAAATGTATCTTGTGCAGACTGTCATATGCCATATGAGCGCGTAGACGGAAAAAGAAAAATCACTTCCCACTATTGGACTTCACCGCTCAAAACAATGGATACATCTTGCGGACAATGCCATGGTGATAGAGATTTAGACAAATTAAAAGATCGTGTGATTGAGATCCAAGATGCAAACGTAAGTGCACTACATGAGGCACAGGATATTTCAACAACAGCACACTATTACATTAATAAAATGATTACATCTGGAGTAAGTCAAGACAAGATTAAACAGGCTCAAGAATTCGTACGTAAAGGTCAATGGTTCTGGGATATTATTGCAGCTGAAAACTCTTCAGGCTTCCATAACCCTCAAGGTTCAATGGATTCATTAAGAGAGTCAGTTGTACAATCTAACAATGCGATTCGCCTTGCAACAGAAGAGCTAGTGAAAAAGGGAGTCAGCATTGAAGAGCTAAATTTTGAAATTGAAAAAGTAAAGAGTGCTGTGCAAGCTGAAACAGTAAATGACAAGAAAAAGGATCATGCTGTAAACAGCTACTTCCCTGCTCAGCAACCAGTAGTGCCTGTAGTAAAAAAATAG
- a CDS encoding MFS transporter, with the protein MPRALWLLIIGMAVNVTGSSFLWPLNTIYIHDHLGKSLSMAGVVLMLNSAASVIGNLYGGSLFDKIGGYKSIILGISISLSALVGLTFWHGWPEYIVFLTIIGFGSGVTFPAMYAMAGMVWKEGGRKAFNAVYIAQNLGVAVGAALGGILADYSFELIFLANTLMYSIFLLIAFFGYKGLSTDSAKQANSLQDATLVKGRKSLYALLILCSGYLLCWVGYVQWMTTIASYTQEINISLSQYSLLWTINGALIVLGQPLLNGLLKRLAAKLKVQILIGIAIFIVSFLIAGNASAFSGFLVAMIILTIGEMFIWPAVPTIAFELAPKGREGFYQGIVNSTATGGRMIGPLLGGLLVDLYNMSALFYVLIGLFVIAIVTTLAYDRLLRTEKKLNIKLT; encoded by the coding sequence ATGCCACGTGCCTTATGGCTTTTAATTATTGGGATGGCAGTGAATGTAACAGGCTCTTCTTTTTTATGGCCTTTAAATACAATCTATATTCACGATCATTTAGGTAAGTCGTTATCGATGGCGGGGGTTGTTTTAATGTTGAACTCCGCAGCGAGCGTCATTGGAAATCTTTATGGCGGCAGTCTTTTTGATAAAATCGGAGGCTACAAATCTATTATTCTTGGAATAAGTATCTCCCTTTCAGCCCTAGTTGGGTTAACTTTCTGGCATGGCTGGCCGGAATATATAGTTTTCCTTACCATTATTGGATTTGGTAGTGGAGTCACTTTCCCAGCAATGTATGCGATGGCGGGAATGGTTTGGAAGGAAGGCGGGCGTAAAGCCTTTAATGCCGTTTATATTGCGCAAAACCTTGGGGTAGCGGTCGGAGCTGCACTTGGAGGCATTCTTGCCGATTACTCATTTGAATTAATCTTCCTTGCTAATACCCTTATGTATAGTATCTTTTTACTAATTGCTTTTTTTGGCTATAAAGGGCTTTCAACGGATTCGGCTAAACAAGCCAATAGCCTACAGGATGCAACACTTGTAAAAGGTCGAAAAAGTCTATATGCTTTATTGATTTTATGTTCAGGTTATTTGCTATGCTGGGTTGGATACGTTCAATGGATGACAACGATTGCTTCTTATACTCAGGAAATTAATATATCATTATCGCAATACAGCCTTTTATGGACGATAAACGGTGCATTAATTGTTCTTGGTCAGCCATTATTAAATGGCTTGCTTAAACGTCTTGCTGCCAAACTAAAGGTACAAATCCTCATCGGGATTGCTATTTTTATTGTTTCCTTCCTAATTGCAGGGAACGCTAGCGCATTTTCAGGATTCCTCGTAGCGATGATCATTTTAACCATTGGTGAAATGTTTATTTGGCCAGCGGTACCAACCATCGCCTTTGAGTTGGCTCCAAAGGGACGTGAGGGATTTTATCAAGGAATTGTTAATAGCACGGCTACCGGGGGAAGAATGATTGGTCCGCTATTAGGGGGTTTACTTGTTGACCTTTATAATATGTCGGCTTTATTCTACGTCTTAATTGGATTATTTGTGATTGCAATCGTAACGACTTTAGCCTATGACCGACTCTTGAGAACAGAAAAGAAATTAAACATTAAACTTACTTAG